A window of Mycolicibacterium holsaticum DSM 44478 = JCM 12374 genomic DNA:
AAATTACTGTCCCACGCCAGGCGGTAATACCGCCGTCGACACGCGGTTATACCGCCGGACCATTTGTCTGAGCCGGCATATCTGTGACGAATAAACGGATCTTGGCTATGCCACCGGCATAGATGCGCCGATTTCGGCCAGTACGCTCGCTCTTACCAATTCCGACACGGAGATACCCCGTTCGTTCGCAGCACGGTCTAGCGCCTGTCGCTCCGAAGGGAGCA
This region includes:
- a CDS encoding plasmid mobilization protein; protein product: MSTRSREVKAKRSENRQRTALVVLRMLPSERQALDRAANERGISVSELVRASVLAEIGASMPVA